The nucleotide sequence AAAAATATTATGATAAAGAAAACGAAAAAAATATTTACGAAATTGAACATTGGAGTAAAAGGTATGACCATCGCCACCATGCAATTGATGCATTAGTTGTTGCTTTGACAGAGCAAAGTCATATTCAGCGCCTTAATAATTTGAATAAGGAATTACAAGATTGGCTTACCAACCACAAAGAGGAAATAAAATTAGAAGTGAAAGAAGGTGAAAGTATTATTGAAGCATTCTTCAATCTGGAAGAAAAACGAAGGATTGAAATCCAAGAAAGCATTGAAAGTTTTAGAAAATTCAATGTGCCTTTTGATGATCTGATAAAACAGGCAAAAGAAAAATTGGAAACAATTATCGTTTCACACAAACCAAAAGATAATTTATTAATTCAATTCAGTGAAAAAACCAAAAAGAAAGAATTGAAAATAAGAGGGGCTTTACATGAAGCTACATTATACGGTAAGCACAACGGACAAGACACAAAAACTGTAAGTATTTCAAATTTATCAGCAAAGGATATTGACAAAATAGTTGATAAATATGTTTTAAGAAAAGAAATCGAAGCACACAGAAATAGAAAAAATGAAAATGGAAAAACTATTTATGAGTCTATGAAAGAAGCTTTTACTGGTGAAGGATTAAAAACTTTTAATGATGAGCGAGTAGCAAATAAAAAACCTCCAGTATATAAAATAAAAATTTACTATAACACCAAAGAACTAAAAGAAAGTTCATTACAAAGACTTTATGAAGACAATGATAAATTAAGTGTAAAAACTGGTGGTAACTATTTATTCCTCGTTATGGGGAAAAACGGAAAGAGAGGAGTTGAAAGAGACTTTGATATTGTTTCTTTGTTTGATGCGGCACAAATTGCAAAAGACGAATGGAAAAATAAAAACCAAAATTTTAAAGAAGTTATTTATGAATATTATTTAAAGAAAAACAACGCCGACAAAGTTCTTTTCACATTACAACAAAATGAACTTGTTTATTTACCTTCAGACATCGATGATCCAGTCTTAGGTTGCTCAACAAATGAAGAGTTTGAAAGATGGGTATCTGAAAAAGAAAATAAAATTAGTTTTGCTAAAAACATTTATAAGGTTGTAAAATTTACAGGGAAAGATTGTTCCTTTATACCACACACATATGCCAACACAATAAGCATTGCAAAGGTTTTAACAGATGACCAAAAAGCAGAGCTTAAAAGAAAGTATGGTGAGAAGAAGATTCCAAAGAGAGAGCTAAACTTTGAAGAATTTGGCTCTTTTGGAACAAGCGCTAAAACTGAAGTCAATGAAGATTTCGTGAAAATTTTATTGGATGATAATCACAAAAAAGAACCAAGAAAAATTCAGGAAACTTGTATAAAATTATACACAGATTGGTTGGGTAATATAAAATTAGCAAATTAGCCAAACCGCTCCAATCCTACCCTTTAATTAAAGTGTATGGATTATAATAACAAAAGGAAAGGAAAATGATTAAACGGACATTATACTTCGGCAATCCGGCTTATCTAAGCAGAAAGGATGAGCAACTTGTAATAAAATTACCTGAAGAAAAGAAAGTTGAGTCGGAAGAAAATAATGATAATGATGAACAAGAGAAAAATGAGAAATATAAAGAGAGGTTGGTTCAAAATACTGTACCCATAGAGGATATTGGAATTGTAATTCTTGATAATCAACAGACAACACTTACACAAGGACTTATTGCCGGACTACTTGAAAATAATGCTGCCTTAATTACCTGCGATAACACTCATCATCCAACCGGAATGCTGCTGACGTTATCAGGAAATAATTTACAAAGTGAAAAGTTTCAGGAGCAGATAGAATCATCAATACCTTTAAGAAAACAATTATGGCAGCAGACCATTACTGCTAAAATAATAAACCAGGCTTCATTATTAAAAAGAAAAAAGGTTCCAGTAAACAATATGTTATTATGGGCAAAGAAGGTACGCTCTGGTGATCCAGATAATTATGAAGGCAGGGCTGCCGCTTATTACTGGGGTAATTTGTTTCCAAAAGAATTAGAATTTAAACGGGATAGATACGGAATGCCGCCGAATAACCTGCTTAATTACGGCTACGCAATTTTAAGGGCTATTATTGCACGTTCATTAGTTGCATCAGGATTATTGCCTACACTTGGCATTCATCATCATAACAAATATAATTCTTATTGTCTTGCAGATGATATAATGGAACCGTTCAGACCTTTTGTTGATGAAATTGTTTGTGCTTTGGTTGAGAACGGAGAGGATTTTTATGAGCTTACTCCTTCTATAAAAAAGCAGCTATTGGAAATTGCCACAAAAGAAATAATTATAAACGGTGAGAAAAGTCCTCTGATGGTTGGAGCTCAACGCACAACATCATCTCTTTCTAAATGTTATGCCGGTGAGCTTAGAAAAATATATTACCCGGAACTTAAATAAATGTACTAAGCTGTTAAAACAGTTAAAGAGCATTCTTATTTTTCCGTTAACGCCTCGATTAATCGAGGTGTTAAAAGAACAAATTAATTAATAGCAAACCGTTTTAACGGTTTAATGTAAGGAGTTAGTTATGTCATTACACTCTTATTCAAAATGCTGGCTTCATTTAATATGGGGAACATTAAACAGAGAAAAGTTTTTACTTACAAGCGAAATAAGAAAGAAAGTATCAGGATATTTAAATGAATATTGTTCCTTGAAAAATATTTATATTAAAAAGAACTATGTTAATAGCGAACATGTACATGCATTAATTAACCTTCCGACAAATCTTTCCATAGAAGAAGTATTGCATTTAATTAAAGGTAGTTCGTCTCATTGGATTAATGAGAACGGATTAATAAAATCAAAATTCTTTTGGAGCCGTGGTTATGCAGCATTATCAGTATCGGAATCGAACGTAGAAAAAACAACAAAATATATTATGAATCAGGCAGTGCATCATAAACTTAAGACTTATACAGAAGAATACGAATCATTCATAAAAGCTTACGGGCTTGAATATTTTAAAGAAGAAAAAAAATAAACTGTTAAAACAGTTAATGCATTAATATGGCTTGTTCTTAACACCTCGATTAATCGAAGTGTTAATGTAATAGATAGATTGACTATCAACCGTTTTGACGGTTTTACAATAAGTATGCGATTTAACGAATATAGAATAATGTGGGTATTAGTTTTTTACGATCTGCCGACCGAAACTAAACAGGAAAGAAAAGCCTTTACGCATTTTAGAAAAGAAATTATGCGGGATGGTTTTACAATGTTCCAGTTTTCAATTTATATAAGGCATTGTTCCAGCCGCGAAAATATGAAGGTACATGTTAAACGTATAAAAAGCCTTTTACCGGAAAAAGGGCATGTTGGCATATTAAGCATAACCGATAAACAATTTGGAATGATGGAAATTTTTTATGGTAAAAATAAAGGGGGTGGATTTATAGAACCTCATCAGCTTGAACTTTTTTAATCCCTTCCTTTCCTCCCTTTATTAAAGGGGAGGATTAAGGAGGGGTTTAAAACAACTAATAGATTTTTTCAATCCTATTTGGATTATTAAGTTCTTTGAAAATAACAATATAACCAAGGGTATGTTGTTTTAAATATCTTCAAAGAACAATTTGAAAGCAAATCACAACTGCCTCGCTCCATATCGCCGCCATCAAATCGTTGTTTTAAATATCTTCAAAGAACAATTTGAAAGCAAATCACAACTTAGAACAGGATCTGATTACTGGATATTTGGTTGTTTTAAATATCTTCAAAGAACAATTTGAAAGCAAATCACAACTTCTTTCTCGTTTTTCAGACACTCATAACAGTTGTTTTAAATATCTTCAAAGAACAATTTGAAAGCAAATCACAACCAAACGCAAGCTATCTTTTTCATTAAATAAGTTGTTTTAAATATCTTCAAAGAACAATTTGAAAGCAAATCACAACTTCGATGCCAGTGTCCCAACTTGCTCCAGAGTTGTTTTAAATATCTTCAAAGAACAATTTGAAAGCAAATCACAACATCTGTATTCGTATCATTACCAGTTCCATCGTTGTTTTAAATATCTTCAAAGAACAATTTGAAAGCAAATCACAACTACCAATGCGGTAAACTGCCATCCGACTCTGTTGTTTTAAATATCTTCAAAGAACAATTTGAAAGCAAATCACAACAATTGCAGAGACTGAAAGCGTAAAGCCCGCGTTGTTTTAAATATCTTCAAAGAACAATTTGAAAGCAAATCACAACATTGCCCGGCGTATGCTTCCACAGTTAGAAGTTGTTTTAAATATCTTCAAAGAACAATTTGAAAGCAAATCACAACGCAGATAAACCTAACGCAGAAATAGTTTATGTTGTTTTAAATATCTTCAAAGAACAATTTGAAAGCAAATCACAACATCAACAAAGGAAGGTTTATCTACTTTTTTGTTGTTTTAAATATCTTCAAAGAACAATTTGAAAGCAAATCACAACCATATTACTAACTTGAATCTTTTTAGTGGAGTTGTTTTATATATCTTCTAAGAACAATTTGAAAGCAAATCACAACGTGTATTGTAAGTTGCTTTAACGCCAGAAAGTTGTTTTAAATATCTTCAAAGAACAATTTGAAAGCAAATCACAACAGAAGTTAATAAGAGGTTATCTATGAAATCGTTGTTTTAAATATCTTCAAAGAACAATTTGAAAGCAAATCACAACAATTATTGATGACTAAAGAAGAACGTGAAGGTTGTTTTAAATATCTTCAAAGAACAATTTGAAAGCAAATCACAACCCGGTACTCTTTTAATCTTTCTTTTGCTTCGTTGTTTTAAATATCTTCAAAGAACAATTTGAAAGCAAATCACAACAGCTACACTGTAAGACTCGTCAATCTCATCGTTGTTTTAAATATCTTCAAAGAACAATTTGAAAGCAAATCACAACTTATTACGGTACTTTGTTGCTGTTGCTTGTGTTGTTTTAAATATCTTCAAAGAACAATTTGAAAGCAAATC is from Ignavibacteriales bacterium and encodes:
- the cas1 gene encoding type II CRISPR-associated endonuclease Cas1 → MIKRTLYFGNPAYLSRKDEQLVIKLPEEKKVESEENNDNDEQEKNEKYKERLVQNTVPIEDIGIVILDNQQTTLTQGLIAGLLENNAALITCDNTHHPTGMLLTLSGNNLQSEKFQEQIESSIPLRKQLWQQTITAKIINQASLLKRKKVPVNNMLLWAKKVRSGDPDNYEGRAAAYYWGNLFPKELEFKRDRYGMPPNNLLNYGYAILRAIIARSLVASGLLPTLGIHHHNKYNSYCLADDIMEPFRPFVDEIVCALVENGEDFYELTPSIKKQLLEIATKEIIINGEKSPLMVGAQRTTSSLSKCYAGELRKIYYPELK
- the tnpA gene encoding IS200/IS605 family transposase produces the protein MSLHSYSKCWLHLIWGTLNREKFLLTSEIRKKVSGYLNEYCSLKNIYIKKNYVNSEHVHALINLPTNLSIEEVLHLIKGSSSHWINENGLIKSKFFWSRGYAALSVSESNVEKTTKYIMNQAVHHKLKTYTEEYESFIKAYGLEYFKEEKK
- the cas2 gene encoding CRISPR-associated endonuclease Cas2, encoding MRFNEYRIMWVLVFYDLPTETKQERKAFTHFRKEIMRDGFTMFQFSIYIRHCSSRENMKVHVKRIKSLLPEKGHVGILSITDKQFGMMEIFYGKNKGGGFIEPHQLELF